The genomic segment TAAGACCATCCAACTCCTCTTTAGTTCGATCAGCGATGGACACCTTCAGTGGATAACAACATTTACACATGTTTCCATGTCAGATTTCTATGATATAGTAAGCAAAAAGACATGGGTTCACAAGACTTGTGTGTGTAGCCTTCATGTTAAAATGGTCTGTAATGTGTACTGGGATAATTACCTCATTTTGAAAGTTTTCCTCTTCTTCTATGGGCCCAGCATTGATGTCTTTTATATAATAAATCTGAAGAGTCAGTTAAATAAGATTAAGACGCTTAACACCCTAATTAATACCAGGAAAAGAGAATAAAtattaaagacaaaaacactcacaggtTTGGGCTTGTCCTTTGAATTGCATTTTTTCATGTGCTTGGCCAAGCTATCTTCAAATACTGTGCTGTCCAAAGACAAAAGGTCTTCATACATAAAAGCATTGCAAAATTGCTCATTCTATCACAGGTGCATCTACGATGGACAACACAACAGTCAACTGCAGCTGTCTTCACTTATAGACCACATCAGCATTTGGTTTGACCTTACTGTTTTGGATCCAGAGGGCATGGTATCCTTCGTCTTTCGCTGTCGTGGTCCTACAAAACAAAGAGGTTCTTTCTACTAAGCAAATACGCCAAAAGGAAAAAGTAGAAGCAACGTCGACACATTTCACTGTAGGTAAATAGCTAGGTAGCTTGACAGCTAACAGTTCAGTCAGCAATTGGAAGTTGGATACAGCAGATATATTACTGTACATTTTCAAACATACAGCATTTGCATGTTcaccacaaaatgtttttccattCCCAACGATCATTTTGCAGTAACGTTTCTTTTTCACAACATAAAACGCACATCTTCCAGGTAAAGGAGCTGACACGCCGTCACATATTATTTCCGCCATGTTGACTGACTCTTGCTTAAGTCAGTTTTCAAAATAAGGCGGCTCAAAGATTCCGTATATTTCTAAATTCAGCTGAAGACTAAATCGAGGCAATGGAATCAGAGGGGCGTAAACTACATTTGACAAATTTTACAGGATAGCACAAATAAATTGCAGCCATACTGTGTCCTGTCTGTTTATTAATGCGCgtttttacaatttattaaaaaattctATCTGATCTTTTTGCCATTAGATAGACCTCATCAagagttttaattttatatatctaACTGCCTTTCACCCAAAATGTCACTTACGCCCCTCTGCTCCTCGAAATTTCGTCttgtttaaatcttttaaatgttGCCATTTAATGGCATGTGGACATTGTGAATtaagattaataataaatgaattaataaaaacTGTGATCTGGTAATACCAACAGTGCAGTACGACAGTAAATATATATACCTATGCACGTTTTCTGAAATATTCCTGGGGCACCAAGTTGGTTACGTTTTCAAAACATGATTGACAAGTTAGTTTTTACGCCTGCTTTTATTATGCTTGCTTTTCAAAACCCGGAAGTATGTTTTACTTCTGTTGACATTGGTCAGCTGTGAAGGTGTTGGATCTGCTGTTTGGctgtaattttgttttgattgcattgcccccacccccacccaccttgtgaaaaaatgtggaaaaaaactGAATATCGCACGTAACAAAACCATGTCAGGAGGATTTATTAGAGAGATCAACCAGGAAAGAATCCAGGCATGTGTTGCTTATGATGTGCCAACAGGAAGGCTGCAAGTCTTATGCATGAAAATCACATgcttttcttctattttttcGTAACTTAAAAAAATTTCCTAATGTCCACTTTCCGCCTTCGGTCTCAACGCTATCAGTCATGGTAGAGTTTCATTCAAAATCAAAAGACGGGTTAAAACAACAGATACCGGTAAGTCGCCAACCGAGTGTAGGATTAtactaaaagcaaaaatatattcGTAAACATGTCGCaagctttcttttttcttgtttttcttatctctgGCCAAAGGGTGGGTACTACAAAGTTAAAAATGCATGTCTAAAATGTTTTGGTGAATAGTTTTAAAAGTCTTATTCTTTGTTTTAAAGTATGAAAATGGTAAACGTTCATGTCTTTCACGTGATGCTTTTCTTCACGTGAACTTGGGTATCACTCGTAGCCTGTAGCCTAAAGCAACATTCGTCTGTAACAACGAAGTGACCATTAATAGACCaatcttttcaaaataaagactTTTTTCATACACTACACGTTGATGGTTATTGATAAAGCTTTTAACCCCGTCTATCTCCGAGAGCATACTGGTATGTCTTCACAGATCAATTGCTTTAATCATTGCAGGGGTCAAGCCTAGGTAACCTACAGGTTTATAACCCAGTCTTTAACCAAGCTTGTCATGAAATATCTATATGTTACTGATACTATAGTAATGAGGACAGATCTTTGGCAATCAAAGAAGGTCATTGTTTTTCAGATTGTTACAAAAGTAAACTGTCAAAGTAATAAGAAATTACTTAACCATGTTATTAACAAAATAGCCTTGAGAAAGTGAAGATTCTTGACGGTAATTTTGGGGAAGACTAAACATACAAATTGTCAGTTTTATGGATGACTAAACAGGCCTATATAGCTACACAGAGAAGCTCTGTCAGTTGTTAACTGTAATAGAAAATCAATCATATTTTTTGAACATCTCTGATATGAATGAACTAATAAGCATAACAGTTTAACCAAGAAAATGGTTCAAAACACGAAACATTATGCTCATATCTGTGTTTTTGAAACCTTGAGTTTTCTGATTTCATGGATCTTCTCATGTTGCTTGAGGTCTTTGTAACCAAAGCTGCCATTCGTAGGATTGCCAAGAGCTTTTGTGTAGAGCTGGATGAGAAAGAATGCCACTGTGAGGTTTAGTATTTAAACCTCAGTAAATGAGACGATAAAAAACACATCAGCTCATGTGTGTAAAATATGCCTGTTATTTAAAGTAGGCTATGCTGACCCTTTGAGAGATTCATTTCATGTAGCATATTGCAAATCAAGTTCCTGATTTACCaacatttatttcactgttCAGTCAGGCAGTGATTAATGTGTTTCCAGTTTGATCATAAACTTGATCATTTGTGTATCAGATTAATTTAACTGTGCTACAGGGTTTCAACAACCTGGCCTTAAGAGTTCTGTTTTTCAGTTGCACCACCAGTCATGGCTCGTCAGAATAAGTTGTATGAGATATGTAGTGAAGCATGATTGACACTAGAGGGTAATACAAGCATATTTCCACTCTGACCAAATGTCTAGtctgattctttttttaaattttatttattatggtttttttttttttgtcatagtGTTGACCTTTGGCGTTTCAGTATTGTATTCTTACAGGATGCCATTTAAACCTCTCCAATTCCAGCTCTGGAGTAGACCCAGATTTGTTCATAATAGGCCTATGCATTTTATGGACCCATTATGTCACTTAAAAGGCAGCCCACAAACATTCCTCTTTCTCATTCAAAGAGAACTGTATGAGATAAATGTGCTTCTAATACGGTTAGCGTATTTTCAGTCATATCTGTCATATGTGGAATGAGTTGAAAAGTTTAACCTGTTTGACTGGTCTGATAGCTGTGTCAGACTACTTACTGCCTTAAtctattttaaatctgattgCTACCTCTATAAATCTATTATTTCTACAGTACAGTGCatgcagttactccctggaatcttgtgtgtgtgtgtgtgtgtgtgtgtgtgtgtgtgtgtatgtatgtatatatgtgtatgtgtatatatatatatatatatatatatatatatatatatatatatatatatatatatatatatatatatatatatatatatatataagcatacTGTGTAACTGTGCActaatgtttctctttttgacCTTAATAGTAATGGAGGAGCTAGATCCAGAGGAACAGTTCCTCCAGGATGCCAGAAATGGAAACCTGGAAGGGATTCAGAAGCTTTTGATGTCCAAAATAAAGGACGAAACAAAAATTGACATCAATTGTAAAGGTATGGTGTATGTTGTTCTGAGTAAGCCCCTTATTTTAGCAAATACTTATCTGAGATAAATGGATCTGTCTAAAATGAATATTAAGTGTTCATAAGATACTGCATAGAGAAATTTCATCGTAACAGTTTATCTTTATTTCAGGCAAGAATAGGTCAAATTTTGGCTGGACTCCTCTTCATCTAGCCTGTTATTTTGGGCACAAAGATGTTGTAGAAGAATTGCTGAAGGTAAATGCCATTTGGCTTTACAGCTTGAAAAATCTTAGGGAGTGCATCAGAAtcagcttaattttttttaactaaatggGGAAAATACATAAACGTGTAACTAAGTGGTAAAGGTTTCACTGAATCGCTTTTTAGGCTGGAGCAGATGCAAATTTGACAAACAATGTTGGAGACACACCGCTCCATAAAGCAGCCTTCACAGGGAGAAAGGTACCCATTAACATATCTTAATAGCAGTTTTGCTTGGTTGCATGAACTCAGAAGTTGAATTGACTAAGCAGTAAATTACCATAAACAGAGGTAGACGCAGCTGGAACATGTTAATTTCATATTACTGTGTCCTTGTGGTTATTATAATAGCTTTGTGAAAATGTCTGGCAGGTTTATGAAAAATGCTGGAAATCAAAGCTATCCTCAACACACACTATTCTATGCAAATATGCATTATGATGTTATGATGATAATGGAATATTTGTCCATTTCTACCACTCTGTCTAGGAAGTAGTCATGTTGCTTCTTCAGTATGATGCTTGTGCTTCAGTCATAAATGGAACAGCACAGATTCCTAAAGATATTACCCATAACGAGGAGATCAGAAGCATGTTGGAGGGTAAGCAGGCAGCCTTCTCAATTTTAGTGCACATGAAACCCTTAACTCTTggtttattatttagttattaagcTTAAAGCATGTCGTTTGAATTATTCATTTGAGTAAGTAATTTGTATTGTTCAGTAACTCCAATGAAATGAACATGAAAGGTGTGTACCAGAGTGAAGAATAGTgaatttctttatctttttcattttcttaaagCTCCGTGACTTTGCGTCTCGATCGGCTTTCTCAGTGACATGTatgttcgtttgtttgtttttgctatgCCAGCTGCCGAGCGGACCGAGGAGAGAAAACTGGCGGAGCAGCTGTTGGAATCGGCGCGAGAAGGGGCCACAACCACCCTCTTAAAACTGGTACCAGTCTTACTGACATGTTGATGTCCTAAATCAATGTATAACATTTGCTGTGGCAGGTTTTAGttcctctttttaaaaaggctgcTTTATTATTTTTCCCTCCAATATTGATCCTGTTATGCCAAATTCTTTCTTAAAACAAGCTGATAATCTACTTGCCCAATCCCTGTAGTTCTGACTGTTATGCAGTAATTGTGCTGTTTCCGTGCACTTTGTGTGAGTTACGTTGGTATTTATAAAACCTTCTTTATAAACTTTAGAAAGCAGCCAAGAAACTGATCAGTTCAAACACTTACAAATGTGCCCCAGGTCTGttatttatcttttatcttttgttcatttttgaaaaattcttCAAAATACTGAAATGAACATTGACAGTGAAGTCCTGCAACTTGAATGAACAACATTTACTCTGTGATGCTGGAATATTTGCTCTGTGGTTAACTTGGAgctgaaagattttttttccctcattatCTTCAGTACTAAAGACTAATTCATAAAGTTCAAAGTATCTGTCAGGCGTACACGAAGTCTGATTCCTGATTGCAGTCTGATGTGTTGTTTAGAAGTTGCTGTTAATGGCTACTGACAACTGAACATGCCTGATCTTTGAATCTTAACTTGTTTTATTGGGTTTTTGTAGCTAAATGGGGAAAAACCTCCCAACATCAACTGTACGGACCTTCTCGGCAACACACCTCTGCACTGTGCTGCTTACAGGGGCCAGAAACAGTGCGCAGTTAAACTCCTCCATAATGGGGCCAACCCCAATATCAGGAACAAGAATGGTAACAAAACACCATCATCCACAGATCGAGTTATTACAGTACTctagaacaaacacaaaaactaaaacaacaaaaatacttttgttagactaaataaataataaaaatataactttgataaaaaaattaacaaagctaacaacaacaataataataataataataaaagcattgATCTGTCTGGaatgctattttattttttaattcattaagTGTTACGAAGTGAAAAACTGGCATTTTCAGCTTGTAAAGATAAAAAGCTAGTAAAAATGCTAATATAGATGGTATATGCTGCATATTACAGGCTACAAATCTGGGTACTACagtttaaactaaaatatttaaaagtaaaaaaaaaatagacatatCATACTGCAGCATCATTTAATTTGCTTGCACTTCCAGTTGGATGTAGTGAGGTGTACAGTAAGTGTGTAATTAGAAATGAGAATGCTTCAGTCTCctgctttatttttaatcaacGGCTTCCTTTCAGGTCAGACTGCGTTTGATCTGGTGAAGGACACAGAAATGAAGCAGATCCTAGAGGGTAACGTGATGAAAGTAAGCTCAGCAGTGCAGCTTCACCCCAACGAAGATTGCGTGCCTGCCTGTCTacattacacatatacattataccGTTACATAACAGTTGACATTTTAATGCACAGAAGTGTTAAGGAAGTCTAAGATGTAAAAAGGTTATGCTATGAAGGGACCACATAATGTACTATTATGTCATTAGTTGCTGCTAACATTTATAGcaattataaaaattataaaaaagtGATACATAGTGTGAATTTAAGTTTGTGATGCCTATTgtgcattttatatacattacaaTATGTATTGCATTACAAAGGCCCTAGATCCAGATATTTACCTATATTTATCTTAATATATGTATGCTATCAAAATAATcccaaatgtattattattttttttttaatgtagggTACTAGACGCTATGTTCAGATGTTTGAAGGACCTCTTTGGAAGGTATGATGGTAAACTAGTAAACACCGCTGGTCAGTGGTAGAGTACAGGTCTTTGTGGCCTTCAGTGACACTTATGGTAGTGATGAGAGTTATTGACGgtccaaataaataattttattactaAATCTTTTTGAACATCTTATTACTGTATCTGTTTCAGAGCACACGATTCTTTCGATGGCGGTCTTACTGGGTAGTTCTTCAAGATGGCGTCTTGTCATGGTACTCAAAGCAGTGAGTATTGTAGAAGAACTGTTTGATACCAATTGTAATATGCTTTAGTTagaattgtcattttaaatacttATGAAACAGTAACAGTTATACTGACAGTCATAATGATGTTCAGAGATTgatacattttgttgtttttaattgatCATTAATGCCTCCCTCCATTCTCAATTTAGGCCAGATGCGGCTTCCAACGGTCAGAGGCAAGGATGCAAACCCCTAACTCGAGCCCAGTGTAGTGTAAGACCAAACCATCAATAACcacaaaatacagaataaatgtgaataattacaaaatgaataatatccatattcttttattttgaatgttaACATGTAGTTTTGCCCCTGCAGATTAAAGAAAGCTGCTATTTTACACTCAAATGCTTTGATGATAGCATCCATCATTTTAAAGTCTCACCAAAGGATGACCCAGAAGCCGCCAGAAAAGTGAGTGCACTTTAGTTATTGCCAGACGTTTCCTCACAATCAAGACTGaaggaacactcacacactttgtGGTCTTAAAAAAGGAAGCTGTATTGTACTCTGTGCATGTTTCTTGATTATCAGAtgttgttgtgtgtatgtgtgggtctTTGCAGAAATGGCTGGAGGCTATAGAGGAGCACTCGGCGTTCAGCACTCACTACTGCTCACAGGAGCAGATcagtgaggaagatgaggatgagCGGATGTCTTTGTGCGAACTAACTGACTCATTGCAGGTGAGGAAGGAGCAGTTTAAATTtgattcttctttttcctctctttctctgtctaaaTGCAACATTGCTTAGAGGTGTTAATGTcactattttatttaatattttaatgttgtctTTCTCTTACCTTTAAAGATCAATTTAATACTTAATATTCACTTAATATTAATGTGACTTCTGTAAAATCATGAATTTTTGCACTGACCTAGCACATTAAACTCCTGTCATGGAAGGCCTGAATTCAGCTCAGTTTGTTGAGATTGCTCCCCTAGATCTATTGAGTCAGGCATGTTTGAGCAGGGAATCACCAAACTGTGCTGGGCTCTGCCTCTCCAGAACTATAGTTTAACACCCCAAACCTACCACATTTGTCTAATGCCCAGTTACTGCTCTGTTTGCCTGGTAGTACTAGTAACACCAAGATCATGTTCCCAGGGATAAATGGatgcaaaaatatatgcaaGTCTCTTTctgataaatgtatataatatagtTCAAATCCAGACCTATTTTAACCTGCTTGGGACATTGTACTATTGCAAATCCAAACTGCTAGTCAACAGCTGTGGGATTTGGACAGCTGTGTAACTGATccccatttctctttctttgtcttacCCCACTCCTCTGTTTGTCATCACTTCCACCTCTGTTGTTCTGCCATTGCCAGCGAGCTGAGACGTGTCACAGGAAGCTGGAGACAGAGGTGTTGGCCCTCCTTGCAATGGTGAAAGACGATGGACTCACTGAACGTTAGAGAAGttgcacttttgtttttaacttttgaaaatttaattacttttttttttctaagtctGAGCCAAACTTGTATAGCAAAGGTAGCTTTCCCACAGTGGGGAATGTTAAGGATTTGGGAAGTAAATGGTTTCATTTCATAGAGTTAGCTGGCTAAGCTCAGAGAGTGCGTCTAGAGAAGCTTGGGGCCGAGGGCCTCAGTCAGGGTCACGGAACAGAAACTTTCGGCTGAATTCTAACCCATAAATGAACTTCTGTTCTGGgagcctgtgtatgtgtgcattactgtgtgttcatgtatgggGTCGGGGCTCATTAAAattgctgttaaaaaaaaaaaagaatttcaaaaAAGAATACAGatgacacacatttttaaaaatgtaacccTAATCCAGAAAtagtgtttgtttataaaattCATATTACTTACAAGTAGTAATGCATAGGCTGAAGAAATGAAGGTATAATGCACATGATATACAGAGAATTGATTGTACTACATTGTGACCTCTACATCTTTGAACTACTGTACACTGTAGTTACTctctggaatatatatatatatatatatatatatatatatatatatatatatatatatatatatatatatatatatatatatatatatatataatatacacacacacacacacacacacacacacacacacacagaaacaggatGCAGTGTCATGCGAATCACCAAACAAATTTCAGTGCCAACAGCTCCCCCTTGTGGTGAATTATGTTAAACATGAATGTGTCAGTTGCAAGCCAGGTCTATTGGGTGCTTTTCCTCTAAAAATACACAATGACAAGGTTTAAAACcaaacatatgtgtgtgtgtgcgtgcgtgtgtgcaggcctCCCTGCTCCTTTTGTACAGAAACTGCGAGAAATGTGTGAAGCTTCCAGCGAGACCTGCTCAGCTTTCCGCCACTGTCTGGACCTCTTCTCCAAACAGGAGGGGGTATGGgacacacctcacctcacctgaGACTGAAGGGATAGCCAAGCAGTGCTAATATTGCTAATGTTGCATGTTAGCTTCCTTAGCATTCAACTATCCCTTGAGGTTTTTTGTTATAAGAGGGCACAAGGATATAAATGAGTTTAAGTGATCTCAAGTGTAGACAAAATGGGCTCCAGTGTGAACAGGACTGTATGTGTTATTTGTGGTAAAGCTCTGTCATCTTGTCAAACTCAAACAGCTCATGTGCTGTAGACCTCTTAAACTGGCATTTAAACCAGCATCTTATAGTTGGAAAGGTTGAAGGCTGTGGGGGAAGGTGACTGATGACCCACTGTGATGCTTCACTGTGCTGTAAACAAAATCTGTGCAGTAAACAGCATCTGTAGAAAAGGCCTTGTGATAGTGTTGCTCTGTGTATAAGACATGATGGCGTTCCCTCAAGGTGATTACATGATGTTTGGGGGCATTGTACTAACAGACATAATGATGGAGAAAACTTCCATTATAACTTATATATAATCATTTAGGACTATATCGGATTGTAGAAGCACTGTGCTGTATGCATGATACCCACACTTTTCTAATGAATTCAAAGGTCAACATTTAATGTATCCATAGCATTAATGTTAATTCCACATTATTtggtttacgtgtgtgtgtgtgtgtgtgtgttactgtgttttaCTTATAAAGGTGCACAATCTGAAACTGGAGCAGGAAGTGGAGAAGAACAAGATTCTGGCAGAGGCTCTCCAGGCTCTGGCCACGGAGCACCATGATCTGGAACAGTCTGTGGTGCGAGGTTCCTCCCCGCGCAGTGCTGTGGTGAGCGAAGATGACTTCTACGACGCACTGTCTGGTTAGTGCCCCCACCAGCTCACACTTTCAGCTGATTCGtagtatttctttatttaagcTGTTTACCCAGAATTAGGATATATCTGAACTattgtaatattaataacagttaCCATGATGCATGTCgatttgttgattttattgATGTTTAATACAATGATAAAAACACAGCTTGTCAGAAATGTCTACATATGTActgtggtgcttgaaagtttgtgaaccctttagaagaTTCTATAACCCTTTAGAAgtgagtggcaaaagtatgCAGGCCTTATGGATTAGCAGATCAGTGGGATGACAATCAGGTGTGAGTGGATACCTTGTTTGTGGAACATGTTCATAGAATTGTATCATGGCACGAACAAAGGAGATTTCTGAGGACCTTCTCAGAAGAGATGTTTATGCTCATCAGgctggaaaaggttacaaaaccaTCACTAAAGAGTTTGGATTCCACCAATCCACAGTCAGATTGTGTACAAATGGAGGAAATTAAAGACCATTGTTACCTCCCCGAGGAGTGGTCGACCAGCACAGATCACAGCAAGAACAAGGCATGTAATAGTCCATGAGGTCACAAAGGAACCCAAGGTAACTTCTAAGCAACTAAAGGCTTTTCTCACGTTGGCTAAGGTTAATGTCCATGTGTCCACCATCAGGCGAACACTTAACAGCAATGGTGAGTATGGTAGGGTGGCGAAGAGAAAGCTGCTGCTCTCCAAAAAGAACATTGCTGAATGTCTGCTGTTTGTTAAAGATCACATGGGCAAGCCAGAAGGCCATTGGAACAATGTTTTGCAGACAGATGAAACCAAGATAGACctgttttggtttaaatgagaatcgttatgtttggagaaaggaaaacgCTGCATTACAGCATTAAATCCTCATCCCTTCTGTGAAACATGATGGTGGAAGTCTCATGGTTTGGGCTTGTTTTGCCGCATCTGGGCCAGGATAGCTTGCTATCATTGATGGAACAATGAATGAACATTGAATTCGAGTCATGCTGTCAAATTCTAAAGGAAAATGTCAGGCCATCTGTCTGTGAGCTAAGCACAGAAGTCATTCTACCAAAGAGTGGTTAAGAATAAAGTTAAGGTTTTGGTATTGCCAAGGGAAAGTTCTAACCTTAATCCAATAAAAATGTTGTGGAAGGACCTGAAGCAAGCAGTTCATGGGGGGGAAACCTACCAACATAACtgagttgaagctgttttgtAATGGAAGAATGGGCTAAAATTCCTCCAAGCCGATGGGTAGGATTAATCCACAATTACTGGAAATGTTTAGTCGTAGTTATTGCTGCACAAAGGGGTCACACTAGATACTGAAAGCCAAGGTTCACATACATTTGCCATTCACATACTTTACATACCTTTGcaacagatatgtaatattggatcattaaataaataaataaataaagagtctaatctctttgtctcttttgttTGATTCGGTTCTCGTTATCTGcttttaggacttgtgtgaAAGTCTAATGACATTTTAGGTCagatttatgcagaaatatataaACTTTCAAAGgcttcacaaactttcaagcaccactgtaatGTTTTTGGTGAGTGGAGCTAAACAGGTTTCCACCAATCAGTACCTCTATTACTTTGGTAAAACCAAAGTGCTAAGTAAATTATCCTGTGTGACGTTTGCACTCTCATTACTCTGTCATGCCAGGCTCCTTTAAAGACCATCTGATACTCTGATCTGGTTTCATCAGGTAGACACGACTCTTGCCTGTGGCAGGTTGCTCTGTTTATCTTCTGCCTCTTCTGTGACCGTGCGTGTGCTGCAGATTCAGACACAGAGTGTTCCCTGAGCGGCCTGGAGTTCAGCTGCTCGTTGCCGGACGGGCGCAAGGGCAGTGACGGCCTGTACTGCAGTGCGCGCAGTTGCCTTGCAGGGAGGATGTCCCAGGAGGACCGCCGAggggatgaagaggaggaggaggagaaggaggagtcCAGAGTCAATGGAGTCAAGAAGCACAGGTGAGTGatgaacacacgcgcacacacactttgtaaaatgttcaaacaaatgaaatctgtcattttctcattttactaAAGTACAGTATATTTTGGTGCATGTTTCGATTACGATCACCGAGAAATCCCCCTCAACAAAGCTTTGTCTCAAAGTAAAAGTTAATGCTGCTAGAGCATATGCCCTGTAGTTATTACTGTTAAATTTTCCGGGTTTGTCTGCTATCTTAAGTACTTCTTTGGGACATCTTTAATTGTTTCCCATCCCCTtcccctgttttgttttggtcgTATCTTACGATGAATAATTTAGGGGCAGTAGGCAGAGCAGAAGCTCACAGTGAAGGATTTAAAGATTGATGAGATAGTCGAATGTAATAGCCAGTAATCTGATCTTATACTGATACTGTATGTCAACAGACAGACCGTACGCTAATGAAAATCtaattaaatcattttcaaacCTAATAAAGCCTAATAAAACTTGCTTTTATCTATTTGTGATTTTTCCCAAATGGGTTTGTTACTTAGAGGACTGTTTTTCTGACAGTTAGTAACATTCCTCACATTCAGGAAACTGTGGATATACATGAAACATGATTCTTCGGCATGGGTTTTACCTGGTCTTGTATTGTCTGGGAGATTTTGGTGTGGTGGACTTCACTATATTCACCTTCTCCTTCCTGCTGGTGTTCTACTCTTTCATGCTTACACTGTCATATATGAGAAATGAAGCTAGGTAGATTACAGTGGATTTCAATCCCAACCTGCACGACCCTAAGCGCTGGatattttagtgttttcttTACGTTAACACAGCTAAATCAACTCAATAAATAACTGTTAAAGCCAGTTTCAAGAGCTGAGTACATACGTTATAACAGGACCCTCATCGCACAAAGATAAACATCTCCAACGTCTTTGGAGTCTCTCTGGATCATATGACTGTATGCggactgtaaaatgtttaactgtgaaataaaaaatatgtattatttaaaattgaCCAAGCCAAACATGTAtttaatattgcatttatacatttattttgtcatagTTGTTTCACTTGGAATGTTGTATTATAGCAATCTAATGAAGCTAAACCTTCTTTCTAAGACATGTACCTGATACCGATAGTGCTTGAGACCTGTAATAAGATATAAAGCATCTATTACCAGTGTGGGAGTTCCAGTTTAGACAAGCTTCATCTCTGTGCATGAATTAATCGACCCAATAACTATACTGGttcctttttttggttttctaaAATAGTAAAAGATTACTTCATGTCTATACCA from the Electrophorus electricus isolate fEleEle1 chromosome 26, fEleEle1.pri, whole genome shotgun sequence genome contains:
- the osbpl1a gene encoding oxysterol-binding protein-related protein 1 isoform X1 yields the protein MEELDPEEQFLQDARNGNLEGIQKLLMSKIKDETKIDINCKGKNRSNFGWTPLHLACYFGHKDVVEELLKAGADANLTNNVGDTPLHKAAFTGRKEVVMLLLQYDACASVINGTAQIPKDITHNEEIRSMLEAAERTEERKLAEQLLESAREGATTTLLKLLNGEKPPNINCTDLLGNTPLHCAAYRGQKQCAVKLLHNGANPNIRNKNGQTAFDLVKDTEMKQILEGNVMKGTRRYVQMFEGPLWKSTRFFRWRSYWVVLQDGVLSWYSKQPDAASNGQRQGCKPLTRAQCSIKESCYFTLKCFDDSIHHFKVSPKDDPEAARKKWLEAIEEHSAFSTHYCSQEQISEEDEDERMSLCELTDSLQRAETCHRKLETEVLALLAMVKDDGLTERLPAPFVQKLREMCEASSETCSAFRHCLDLFSKQEGVHNLKLEQEVEKNKILAEALQALATEHHDLEQSVVRGSSPRSAVVSEDDFYDALSDSDTECSLSGLEFSCSLPDGRKGSDGLYCSARSCLAGRMSQEDRRGDEEEEEEKEESRVNGVKKHRTSLPAQMFSRNDFSIWSILRKCIGMELSKITMPVIFNEPLSFLQRLTEYMEHTHLIHQANVSTDSTERMKCVAAFTVSAVASQWERTGKPFNPLLGETYELVREDLGFRLASEQVSHHPPVSAFHAEGLQKDFVFHGSIYPKLKFWGKSVEAEPKGIMTLELPKYNEAYTWTNPTCCVHNIIVGQLWIEQYGNVEVINHRTGEKCFLTFKPCGLFGKELHKVEGYITDKSKKKVCMLYGKWTECMYAVDPATFEVHKKNEKKVAEEKKSSKQGTSVDAEESPQPGSDSLDVIPGSQLLWRISPRPANSAQMYSFTSFAMQLNELDEETEAVIPKTDCRLRPDIRAMENGDIDMASEEKKRLEEKQRAARKGRSKPEEECKTRNFSPRWFQQGSNPYTDGPDWLFSTAYWNRDYSQVPDIY
- the osbpl1a gene encoding oxysterol-binding protein-related protein 1 isoform X2, whose translation is MEELDPEEQFLQDARNGNLEGIQKLLMSKIKDETKIDINCKGKNRSNFGWTPLHLACYFGHKDVVEELLKAGADANLTNNVGDTPLHKAAFTGRKEVVMLLLQYDACASVINGTAQIPKDITHNEEIRSMLEAAERTEERKLAEQLLESAREGATTTLLKLLNGEKPPNINCTDLLGNTPLHCAAYRGQKQCAVKLLHNGANPNIRNKNGQTAFDLVKDTEMKQILEGNVMKGTRRYVQMFEGPLWKSTRFFRWRSYWVVLQDGVLSWYSKQPDAASNGQRQGCKPLTRAQCSIKESCYFTLKCFDDSIHHFKVSPKDDPEAARKKWLEAIEEHSAFSTHYCSQEQISEEDEDERMSLCELTDSLQRAETCHRKLETEVLALLAMVKDDGLTERLPAPFVQKLREMCEASSETCSAFRHCLDLFSKQEGVHNLKLEQEVEKNKILAEALQALATEHHDLEQSVVRGSSPRSAVVSEDDFYDALSDSDTECSLSGLEFSCSLPDGRKGSDGLYCSARSCLAGRMSQEDRRGDEEEEEEKEESRVNGVKKHRTSLPAQMFSRNDFSIWSILRKCIGMELSKITMPVIFNEPLSFLQRLTEYMEHTHLIHQANVSTDSTERMKCVAAFTVSAVASQWERTGKPFNPLLGETYELVREDLGFRLASEQVSHHPPVSAFHAEGLQKDFVFHGSIYPKLKFWGKSVEAEPKGIMTLELPKYNEAYTWTNPTCCVHNIIVGQLWIEQYGNVEVINHRTGEKCFLTFKPCGLFGKELHKVEGYITDKSKKKVCMLYGKWTECMYAVDPATFEVHKKNEKKVAEEKKSSKQGTSVDAEESPQPGSDSLDVIPGSQLLWRISPRPANSAQMYSFTSFAMQLNELDEETEAVIPKTDCRLRPDIRAMENGDIDMASEEKKRLEEKQRAARKGRSKPEEECKTRWFQQGSNPYTDGPDWLFSTAYWNRDYSQVPDIY